Proteins encoded together in one Bombus vancouverensis nearcticus chromosome 14, iyBomVanc1_principal, whole genome shotgun sequence window:
- the Brd7-9 gene encoding bromodomain containing 7/9 isoform X1 has product MGSKKHKKHKRERHEEEQYTSTDKPRTLKLILKVGGSSGTPEYGNESPSQTTMLSQHLGVYQQQLGLNCPVTQESEYDRYVGHKKLKKKKKKKDKRHKHHHKDKKRRREESSQESVGDADESLAEIPKKIPNHQLLPPRPPSSGEHRVGVTSHINSLSPHREPRTCVLRKIAERTPLQRLLEHLLRSMEKRDPQQFFAWPVTDSIAPGYSQIITNPMDFSTIKQKIDDNSYQNLNEFVDDFKLMCDNATTYNHPDTIYYKAAKKLLHVGLKMVTPEKLRQLRPVLTYMQDISKEELGFELGTEDPNNPDVPVTEEQIEREREQEERNEEAEELRKENQRKMRLANLGKFEAIPDDMTPEEILKQARGAAKVASDKLTLKRLNSKMGFLRQKKDGTTSLQIIVPGDGVIPGTNQRPVSLVQLIGKLNHGTGALAGFREDRRNMSKPVKPLYYGAFGSYAPSYDSTFANLTKEETDLVYQTYGDETAVQYAESILDFAKDCDYTLTMVDDLLDILTGGDHRKTKKFLEEKRRLKEEEEKIKHLLEKPMQDVNRNIPTLDNVKVDIDQLKTLSELGIDVNFLENMEEELKLNEERTTLQNRLDDTSQMLGRLKQVQHERLSAPPPAHLSNVTKASETEVMIAEKITDNLTEIAKKLPPSAIAPVDGLRRAMGIAPLGGPEPMEVEPITHNPTIVAENNLLSQTSNNQVASNLLSAPSPIQNTNLLSPTSQQNQPINIVNTNQAPIQIQIGMTHNQTPPSLLSTSETSAVPDLESELREFLESDPTLGHSPLHDDKTLEDILSES; this is encoded by the exons AAGAGCAGTATACAAGCACGGATAAACCCCGTACcttgaaattaattttgaagGTTGGGGGTAGTAGTGGGACTCCTGAATACGGGAACGAATCCCCAAGCCAGACAACAATGTTGTCCCAACATTTGGGTGTCTACCAACAACAGTTGGGTCTTAATTGTCCTGTAACACAAGAATCTGAATATGATAGATACGTAGGGCATAAAAagcttaaaaagaaaaagaaaaagaaggataaAAGACACAAGCATCATCATAAAGATAAAAAGAGGAGAAGAGAGGAATCCAGTCAAGAATCAGTGGGAGATGCTGATGAAAGTTTAGCAGAAATCCCTAAAAAGATTCCTAATCATCAACTGTTACCTCCAAGGCCACCGTCTAGTGGGGAACATCGAGTTGGTGTTACTAGCCATATTAACTCTCTTTCTCCACATCGTGAACCTAGAACTTGTGTACTTAGGAAAATTGCCGAACGTACTCCTCTTCAACGACTATTAGAACACCTTCTTAGGTCAATGGAGAAACGTGACCCGCAACAATTTTTTGCTTGGCCAGTCACAGATAGTATTGCACCTGGATACTCTCAGATCATTACTAATCCTATGGATTTCAGTACTATAAAGCAGAAAATAGACGATAATAGTTATCAAAACTTAAACGAATTCGTAGACGATTTTAAACTAATGTGTGATAACGCTACTACTTATAACCACCcagatacaatttattacaagGCAGCAAAGAAATTATTGCATGTTGGCCTAAAAATGGTTACACCTGAAAAGCTTCGTCAATTAAGACCTGTACTAACTTACATGCAGGATATCTCAAAAGAGGAGCTTGGGTTTGAATTGGGTACAGAAGATCCTAATAATCCAGACGTTCCCGTAACAGAGGAACAAATCGAACGGGAACGGGAACAGGAGGAACGTAACGAAGAGGCAGAAGAACTTCGAAAAGAGAACCAAAGGAAAATGAGATTAGCAAATTTAGGTAAATTTGAAGCCATTCCGGATGATATGACGCCGGAAGAAATCTTAAAACAAGCCCGAGGAGCCGCGAAAGTAGCATCGGACAAGTTAACGTTGAAAAGGTTGAATTCCAAGATGGGTTTCCTTAGACAAAAGAAAGACGGAACTACTAGTTTACAGATCATAGTGCCGGGAGACGGCGTGATTCCAGGAACTAATCAAAGACCGGTATCATTAGTGCAGCTTATAGGTAAATTGAATCATGGTACAGGAGCGTTAGCAGGATTCCGAGAAGATAGGAGAAATATGTCTAAACCAGTTAAACCTTTATATTACGGTGCCTTTGGTTCTTATGCTCCAAGTTACGATTCCACGTTCGCTAATCTGACAAAGGAGGAAACAGACTTGGTGTATCAGACATATGGCGACGAGACTGCTGTACAATATGCAGAATCCATATTAGACTTTGCTAAAGACTGTGATTATACGTTAACTATGGTCGATGATCTGTTGGATATCCTGACAGGAGGAGATCACAGAAAGACTAAGAAGTTCCTTGAGGAAAAGCGAAGACtcaaagaggaagaagaaaagataaagcatttattagagAAGCCTATGCAAGATGTTAATCGCAATATCCCAACTTTAGACAATGTTAAAGTTGATATCGACCAACTGAAGACATTGTCAGAATTAGGAATTGATGTTAATTTTTTGGAGAATATGG aGGAGGAATTGAAGCTGAACGAGGAGCGTACAACTTTACAGAATCGATTGGACGATACGTCCCAGATGTTAGGTCGTTTAAAGCAAGTGCAGCACGAACGACTCTCAGCTCCACCGCCTGCTCATTTGTCAAATGTTACTAAAGCATCGGAGACGGAAGTAATGATAGCCGAGAAAATCACAGACAATTTAACGGAAATAGCGAAGAAACTTCCTCCCTCGGCTATCGCTCCCGTAGACGGCTTGCGAAGAGCTATGGGCATAGCACCTCTTGGTGGACCAGAACCCATGGAAGTAGAACCGATCACGCATAATCCAACCATCGTTGCGGAGAACAATCTCTTATCGCAAACTAGTAACAATCAAGTCGCGTCGAATCTGTTATCGGCTCCGTCACCGATTCAGAATACTAATTTACTCAGTCCAACCAGTCAACAAAATCAACCAATTAATATCGTGAATACGAATCAAGCACCTATTCAGATACAGATCGGTATGACGCATAATCAGACTCCTCCGTCTTTATTGAGCACATCAGAGACTTCTGCGGTACCAGATTTAGAATCGGAGCTTCGAGAATTTCTAGAGAGTGATCCTACATTAGGACACTCACCACTTCATGACGATAAAACTTTGGAGGATATTTTATCCGAATCTTAG
- the Brd7-9 gene encoding bromodomain containing 7/9 isoform X2, with protein MLSQHLGVYQQQLGLNCPVTQESEYDRYVGHKKLKKKKKKKDKRHKHHHKDKKRRREESSQESVGDADESLAEIPKKIPNHQLLPPRPPSSGEHRVGVTSHINSLSPHREPRTCVLRKIAERTPLQRLLEHLLRSMEKRDPQQFFAWPVTDSIAPGYSQIITNPMDFSTIKQKIDDNSYQNLNEFVDDFKLMCDNATTYNHPDTIYYKAAKKLLHVGLKMVTPEKLRQLRPVLTYMQDISKEELGFELGTEDPNNPDVPVTEEQIEREREQEERNEEAEELRKENQRKMRLANLGKFEAIPDDMTPEEILKQARGAAKVASDKLTLKRLNSKMGFLRQKKDGTTSLQIIVPGDGVIPGTNQRPVSLVQLIGKLNHGTGALAGFREDRRNMSKPVKPLYYGAFGSYAPSYDSTFANLTKEETDLVYQTYGDETAVQYAESILDFAKDCDYTLTMVDDLLDILTGGDHRKTKKFLEEKRRLKEEEEKIKHLLEKPMQDVNRNIPTLDNVKVDIDQLKTLSELGIDVNFLENMEEELKLNEERTTLQNRLDDTSQMLGRLKQVQHERLSAPPPAHLSNVTKASETEVMIAEKITDNLTEIAKKLPPSAIAPVDGLRRAMGIAPLGGPEPMEVEPITHNPTIVAENNLLSQTSNNQVASNLLSAPSPIQNTNLLSPTSQQNQPINIVNTNQAPIQIQIGMTHNQTPPSLLSTSETSAVPDLESELREFLESDPTLGHSPLHDDKTLEDILSES; from the exons ATGTTGTCCCAACATTTGGGTGTCTACCAACAACAGTTGGGTCTTAATTGTCCTGTAACACAAGAATCTGAATATGATAGATACGTAGGGCATAAAAagcttaaaaagaaaaagaaaaagaaggataaAAGACACAAGCATCATCATAAAGATAAAAAGAGGAGAAGAGAGGAATCCAGTCAAGAATCAGTGGGAGATGCTGATGAAAGTTTAGCAGAAATCCCTAAAAAGATTCCTAATCATCAACTGTTACCTCCAAGGCCACCGTCTAGTGGGGAACATCGAGTTGGTGTTACTAGCCATATTAACTCTCTTTCTCCACATCGTGAACCTAGAACTTGTGTACTTAGGAAAATTGCCGAACGTACTCCTCTTCAACGACTATTAGAACACCTTCTTAGGTCAATGGAGAAACGTGACCCGCAACAATTTTTTGCTTGGCCAGTCACAGATAGTATTGCACCTGGATACTCTCAGATCATTACTAATCCTATGGATTTCAGTACTATAAAGCAGAAAATAGACGATAATAGTTATCAAAACTTAAACGAATTCGTAGACGATTTTAAACTAATGTGTGATAACGCTACTACTTATAACCACCcagatacaatttattacaagGCAGCAAAGAAATTATTGCATGTTGGCCTAAAAATGGTTACACCTGAAAAGCTTCGTCAATTAAGACCTGTACTAACTTACATGCAGGATATCTCAAAAGAGGAGCTTGGGTTTGAATTGGGTACAGAAGATCCTAATAATCCAGACGTTCCCGTAACAGAGGAACAAATCGAACGGGAACGGGAACAGGAGGAACGTAACGAAGAGGCAGAAGAACTTCGAAAAGAGAACCAAAGGAAAATGAGATTAGCAAATTTAGGTAAATTTGAAGCCATTCCGGATGATATGACGCCGGAAGAAATCTTAAAACAAGCCCGAGGAGCCGCGAAAGTAGCATCGGACAAGTTAACGTTGAAAAGGTTGAATTCCAAGATGGGTTTCCTTAGACAAAAGAAAGACGGAACTACTAGTTTACAGATCATAGTGCCGGGAGACGGCGTGATTCCAGGAACTAATCAAAGACCGGTATCATTAGTGCAGCTTATAGGTAAATTGAATCATGGTACAGGAGCGTTAGCAGGATTCCGAGAAGATAGGAGAAATATGTCTAAACCAGTTAAACCTTTATATTACGGTGCCTTTGGTTCTTATGCTCCAAGTTACGATTCCACGTTCGCTAATCTGACAAAGGAGGAAACAGACTTGGTGTATCAGACATATGGCGACGAGACTGCTGTACAATATGCAGAATCCATATTAGACTTTGCTAAAGACTGTGATTATACGTTAACTATGGTCGATGATCTGTTGGATATCCTGACAGGAGGAGATCACAGAAAGACTAAGAAGTTCCTTGAGGAAAAGCGAAGACtcaaagaggaagaagaaaagataaagcatttattagagAAGCCTATGCAAGATGTTAATCGCAATATCCCAACTTTAGACAATGTTAAAGTTGATATCGACCAACTGAAGACATTGTCAGAATTAGGAATTGATGTTAATTTTTTGGAGAATATGG aGGAGGAATTGAAGCTGAACGAGGAGCGTACAACTTTACAGAATCGATTGGACGATACGTCCCAGATGTTAGGTCGTTTAAAGCAAGTGCAGCACGAACGACTCTCAGCTCCACCGCCTGCTCATTTGTCAAATGTTACTAAAGCATCGGAGACGGAAGTAATGATAGCCGAGAAAATCACAGACAATTTAACGGAAATAGCGAAGAAACTTCCTCCCTCGGCTATCGCTCCCGTAGACGGCTTGCGAAGAGCTATGGGCATAGCACCTCTTGGTGGACCAGAACCCATGGAAGTAGAACCGATCACGCATAATCCAACCATCGTTGCGGAGAACAATCTCTTATCGCAAACTAGTAACAATCAAGTCGCGTCGAATCTGTTATCGGCTCCGTCACCGATTCAGAATACTAATTTACTCAGTCCAACCAGTCAACAAAATCAACCAATTAATATCGTGAATACGAATCAAGCACCTATTCAGATACAGATCGGTATGACGCATAATCAGACTCCTCCGTCTTTATTGAGCACATCAGAGACTTCTGCGGTACCAGATTTAGAATCGGAGCTTCGAGAATTTCTAGAGAGTGATCCTACATTAGGACACTCACCACTTCATGACGATAAAACTTTGGAGGATATTTTATCCGAATCTTAG